The genomic stretch TTTCCCCCTCTCATTTCTCCAAAATTTTCCACTTAGGGTTTGGTTTGtgtaattttttcttgatttttggtgCTTGATCCAACTTATGTCTCTTTATTCTTAaagatttcattggattttgtttCGATTCTTGCTGATTTAAGTTGTAATTTAGGTTTTTGTATTTAGATTTTAGAGATTTATCTTTGATTTATGTAATATCATGTATTTGAAATACATTTtgagatttcattggattttctgtttcttttggtgATTTGAAATACATGAACCTGCAATAAAACACAGATTCTTAGGAACCTTCAATTGCTTCTTATCTACTAGTAGTACATGTGATTCTGATCTCCTGTTAGAAATTATCTCTGCTCAAAACTGTTGCCAATTCACAACTTAATCCATGTGGGAAGACATTTGTTGAATTTTCTCTTCCTACGCTTTGTCCTACAACTTGTTTCAGTGCAACACCATCTCGTTTATACCAAACCAACAACTTGGAACACATGAGCTCCTGTTTGTATTTTAATGGGCTATCTTGTAATCTTCTGATGGCCACGGTCCACTTAGATCAAGACACGAGATTAATATTATCTTAATGAATCATGGTTCTTCAACAAAGCATGCTCATTACTATGTGGtgcaatataaaataatataaaataaaataatatacttgTTTTAACATTTTTcatcattggtttttttttttttttttccttttgctgaAAATCTGAAGCTTGTCTTCCCTTTCCATTGATTTCATGTTAGAAATCCTGAAAACAACGCTTTTGTTTTCCATTGTTTCCCTTTAGCTTTTCTAGAGGATTATGCAATTTGCTGGCTAATGGCAGGTTCTTGGCTCATTTTAGGAGGATACATTTATTTTTCTGGTGAAGGTGGATGGTACCACCTATATTTTTATCAAcaggaataataataaaaataacacaaagaaaggagaagtggaAGAACAACATAAACTACAAGGATACTTGGTATCCCAGTTCAGTGGTACCATATATTTTGCATATTGGCTAATATATTATGTATCAGTCATCAGATTCTGTACTTGATGTAATATATTAGCAACAATCTTCAAAATCGTAGATGATGTAACTATGCCTCTGATAGTCAATGCTGCACTTTCCTGATTACAGACCATGAGTACTGGAATCTCATTGGTTTCTAGAATTTTTGTTTCTTACAAATAGCAAGATGTGCAAAATACAAAGAACTAAACTCGTGGACAAGTTGAAAAAGGAAAACTCATTAGGGCTTCTAATAACTCTAAAATGGTCTGTGATTTAATTTTCAAAGCAAGGTGATGACTTCATTTGTGAACTAAGAGTGCATCTGGGTGATGCCAAAATTCAACAGAAATGCATATTTTGATGGGTTACGGATGTTTATCCATTCCAATGCGCATTTTGGTGGCAGAATTTTAGGAACCACATTATACATTGCCCACATTTCTATCTGTACCATGACAAGTAAATTCTGCTACATGTCAGTTCTGACCTACAAAATACATTCTTTCCTCCTGACCTTTTCCGTACATCCAAACTCAGCCTAAACTTGTGGGCAAATTGAGGCTCATAGGTTTCTATGATTATTTTGGGCTCTCGAATGCTGAAGCACCTTTCTTATATCTTACTTTCTTTTGTCCATCAACAATTGACCAAGAAATAGAGAATTCTATGTCCCTGAATGTCACACGTGAGTTAGAATACCAAAAAGGAGAAACTTCCCACAATATACTTAAAGTAGAGCTGAGTAATTCAATGCCCTGGAAAAGATAAGCTTGTGCTAAGTCAAATTAAACTAGTTAGATTATGAAACAAATGGTTGCTCTAactattcattttcttcttttggttttgtaACAGACAATTGCAACATTTTTTAGCTGTGTTATGTCTGCTATTGGAGGAAACAGTGCTGGTCCTGGTCGGTATATTGTATTAGTACTGCAGTTTCTTTCTTCTATTCatattttgagtttttaaaatgCTCTTGATATGGCTGTAGCACTTCATCACCAATTAGGAGATACTGACGAGCCAAACGATGGCAATGCCTCAGTGAAGAAGAGAACTAATGTGTTACTTCTTAGTGATCACCTTGgagatctaggaatgtctgatggttTGAACTATGAGAACCAAATTATTGTTGGATTCTTGTAAGTAAATCACTGCCTTTTTGTCTTTTGTAGTTATGTAGGAAAAATGTTTAGGCATTCCCATGTGTGATGCACATGCAATTTACTAGTGTGTGCATGCTCACACACACAGTACAGTTCCACACACATGGGAAAAAAAGCACAATTCCTGATTCTTTTTgacttcttatttttcaaaaacagGCGATTCCCTACTCTTGCTTTTTGTGAAACTGCAACTAAAGTTCTTGTCTTGATGATGGTTTCAAAAACAGGCGATGCCAAGAACAACCACCTAGTGACTTCTCTATTGCTCAGTTCCGGTTTCTAGAGCGACTACTTGTCGTCCATGGGCACTAGTGCTATAAGAGGATTACCCAAATGGTAACAGCTACAAAATcccttctttctctactttcactCAACACAAAATTGTATATTTATATGGGTTGCATGGCTAATTTGTACTCATGGAAACTACATTGCATTCAGATCTGttatttcttttataagaatatttTATTTTGCAGTGATTTTATTTTGCAGTTTAAACTTAATACCTGACTTTTTTGAGTTCTTTGCTGAACTCACTTTGTTCCTACATTGTTCTCATTTTTATGAGGGTTTTTGTTCTTTATGTTACAAGTGATCAAAGGTAAAGTTGAGGATGTTAAATTGCCTGAGAAAGTGGACATTCTGATTTCTGGGGCTATATGATTCAGAAGGGTGTTCTCAAATGACCATGATGTAACTTCTGCAGTGTTAACAAGGTATGATTATGAAACAATTTGATTCAAGTGATTGAATTTGGTAATTTACCTCATGAACTATGaatcccactgtggatggagcatatcactAAAAATTCACTTACCAAaagcaattctaaccatccaattaattgctatcaaatggatggttcaaagtaaaatagtgagtggctcATATTTGAAGAGAGAAAAAATCATATGGTTAAACTTTTTTTCTCACTGCACTTTTTCTTTGAATTCAAATTACAAACATTTATAATAGATGTTTATGATAGATTATTCTCATTTCTGGAGTCAATGAAGTACACTTATGTAATATCAATCCACTGCGACTGATATATTGAgtttataatcatcacagtgggagGAGCTTGAAGGTGGGTATGAGCAACTAGATTTGCAGCATGTGTTCATATTTGGCAGGTGATTCATCCAGCACTGAATGTTTTAGCTAATCTTGTTTGCCCTCCTCCTTCGATCAGCACTGAACGATTACAGACCATTGCATCTTTTGATGATTTTAGTTAATGCAGCTTACTCACTCACGAATTAAAGTTTTTGTGTATAGTTTTTCTAACAGTATGTTGCTGTAAATAGGAGGTTGAGGTAGATCATCTCCATCCTCTCAAGCGACCAGCCTCCCTGCCCTCAGCTGTATCTGTACAGCACAACTGACAAGGTCATTCCTGCTAATGAAAACGTTGATGATCTTAATATTCATCAGTTGGGTATGTGTGTGGTTCATCACCCCCACTGGAATCTAGAAAAAATCATAGCGTGTACCTGAAGATGATGCCAAATCCACCTTCTTCAGATACTCCGGTACTTAAATTCTCACTATAGTTACTTCTTCTTTCACATGCCTTCTTTGAATGGAATTGCAGCAACACTTTGAGATTCTCCTTTATTAATCTCATAATTATCAATATTTCTCTAATTTGTAAGGCCTTAATTTCGTTGTATACTCCTTTCCTATCCTTGTTGTGGCGATCTTGGGTTTCATTTACTTGCATCTAAATGCCACAGATCGAACGAGCTGGTATGTTTCTCCGTTGCAttattaacaaaaaataaaaaaataaaaaaatcatgatgACTGTCAAACTGCATTTCATCCTACTTGTGCTAAACGTGTTGGCCTGCACATGAATGTGAAGACTAATGGAGGCAAGTTTTTTCAGCACAAGGCTTATTGTGAAAAGCATAGCTTGGATTAGAAAAAGAAGGTCATATCAATTGCTTTTAAAGAATGAATATCTTATGATGCATTGTCTTTCATATAAAAGTCTTATGTTACAATGCATAAGTTTATTTCTCCTGCCTCATCTTGGTTTTTATCAATTTCTACAGGCTAAGAGTCTGCAACATGGACCTGATGAGGTCCGCCGCATTAAGCACTGACGACACCGGTGATGACGGGTGCGaccatgactttgtattatttgtggaacctaatgttgtgtaacagtttgattgagttaaactttaaataaaCTATTGttaactgttttgttggtattgtggttttcatgattgattatttcatgagtggattgaatgaatggattagtagtttaaataaatatttaaaaaaataaaaaaatatttttagcctcaatttgtaactaaggcttgaatttagcctcggttgttgataaccaaggttgaaattcccgtggctaaaggctttagcctcaattgttgagaaccgaggttaaaaatagatttagtttcagttggaggcaattgaggctaaaatttggatttagtttcagttgaaaacaatggaggaaaaaattttgatttagcctcatttcgagaaaattgaagctaaaaaggtttttagcctcacttgaagaaccgaggctataaaagtcattttagcctcggttactaaaactgaggctaaagcctttagccacaggggtttcaacctcggtttggataactgaggcaaaactaagactaaaggctttagcctcagtttttaacctttttagccatagttttgaaccgaggctaagaCCCCATTTTCTTGTACTGGAAGGTCGTAATGTCAAAGAAAAAGCCCATGACACGTTGCATTAGAATGTATTTATACTCTACATAGTCTTAATTTTCCTCCAAAAGTTTGTTACACAATTGTGGACACATGTGAATATCTCATTAGAATAGAATAGCTTAATTTCATGCAATCTTAGAAACCAAACAAACTAGTGCAATCTCGAGAAGAGCTTAATCTATGCAATCTTAATAACCAACCTTGGGCGTTAGCACCTATGATTTGGCAGACATAACAGTTGGTGCTTTTTTTGACATTAAGGCCGAATTAAAGAGGAGACGTAGGTAAACCGACAATGAACATGTGAAGATGCTAGTTCTAACTAATGCATAAAATGCTACCATTACTTAGGGCAAAAAGGCACCAATGCTTGTTCAGGAAGGAGAAAGTGGTGTCGCTTTTTAAAAGATGGGGAAATGCATGTGCTTGGTGAAAGAGGAGCACAGAAAAAGAAATTTACTAAACTAATAGTGGAAGTGTACAAGACGTTGGGTGTAACCCTATGACCTAATGTCACATAACAAGAACAAGCAATGTGGGCCTAATTGTTCAAGAGTACATTGTAGCACATGGCTTGAGAGCACAACGATCCAATGGACTAATTCAAGACTAAAGAAGCAATGGAGCCACTCATCATGCTCCAAGAAGAAATCTTCTAACTCTAATAGAGGAAGTGTAAAAGATGTTGGGTGCAACCTTAGGGCCTAATGCCAATGAAGGAGAACAGGCATTGTGGGCTTACATGTTTGGGATTACATGTTAGTGCATGGCTCTTAAATGCAAAGAATGAGCTAATTCAGGACTAAAAAACAGTGGAGCCACTGGTTAGGCTCTAAGAAGAAATCTTCTAGCTCCTAATTACCGTGGAATGAGAGGTAGTTAATTTACTCATTCTTTGGGCATTGTCACAAACAAAAGGATCGATATGCTTAGGTGCTAAAAAACAATGGTCGATCCTAGGTCTCTTAGCATACAAGGCCTAACCCTCAAGAAGTAGTCTAGCATGGAAGGACTACTTCTGAAGAAACCTAGACTACATAGGTAGTTGTTAGAATGGTAGGAACTTAAGAGTACGAAGTCTTGGTACTCTACCCAATTCAAAACCCAAGGGCAAAGTGACAATGTCCTTTGCACGAAACATTATGttaaaatttatttgtgaaagCCATGCGGAAGGGCCAAACTGTTGGGATTTTACCTTGGAAAACTATTGTTATTAGATTTTGATTAATATGCATGATGCACCTACCTTTTGAGTTAATTCTTATGGAATATGTTTGTGTAGCTTTGAGAGATATATTCTCTAATGCTCTTATGCACTCAAGATTAGGCACTTGTACTTGTAATGCATCTATTGGAAGGAAAGGTTCTGAACATTAGTTATCTGATTCACCCAAGATTGATTCTGAATCCGTTAAATCCATTTAGGATAGATCTCATTCATTTGAGATCAGAATGGGCTAAAAATCGGCACCTTGCCCTAGTAATGTGTTAACCAAACATATTGGTCTAGATTGTCTAGTGGGACGCACAATAATGAGCTTTTAATATTTTCTAGGTCAATCCTTATAGTACACGTAAAGATGTTCGCAGAATCCTTCATGTGACTCGAGCATGATAGTCCCAAGAATATAATTCAAATTTCACTTTAAAGTCCCACAACAGCTAAAAAGTATCCTAATTCCATTCTTTTGATACAAATTTAATGCATGCATGCGAACAAGATTGTCAAATCAACAGGGCATCAAGTTTTGTGCATTTTGCCATGCATATGGTTTGTGGTATCCCGCTCATCATGAGGGGAtgat from Magnolia sinica isolate HGM2019 chromosome 17, MsV1, whole genome shotgun sequence encodes the following:
- the LOC131231670 gene encoding probable phospholipid-transporting ATPase 4, with the translated sequence MSAIGGNSAGPALHHQLGDTDEPNDGNASVKKRTNVLLLSDHLGDLGMSDGLNYENQIIVGFLRCQEQPPSDFSIAQFRFLERLLVVHGH